Proteins from one Hyperolius riggenbachi isolate aHypRig1 chromosome 2, aHypRig1.pri, whole genome shotgun sequence genomic window:
- the LOC137544996 gene encoding piggyBac transposable element-derived protein 4-like codes for MAKRLYTAEEACAILQYSDSSEEDLSDSDEEWCPQEDSDSLSESDTDSDSAGPPPAQPARTEVQARGTDPDPMNSDTDSAAEGGSPHPDEMTAPSAATTSNASQRGQRAARPSQRQELPYKLRHPQWAPSNLEAPSIHPFTASSGIQVATENMQPLDFLSLFITDTFLQFVCEQTNLYAQQKIAANPTSPFVGKWNPTNVPELKIFLGLTLNMGITKKPEQNRYWSKDSIHYMPIYSAAMPRHRYELIMSCLHFNDNANNLSHDDPDRDRLFKIRPLIDHLNQKFGELYIPNQKIAIDESLVPFHGRLGIKQYIPSKRSRYGVKLYKLCESGTGFTYTFRVYEGKDSVIEPPGCPPYMGASERIVLDLINPLLHQGYQLYVDNFYSSVPLFKFLHTAQTGACGTVRANRKGLPPQVLNKKLKRGECYSNRNDELLALKYRDKRDVLLLTNIHSEATTSVTSRRQEVTKPVAIAEYNKHMGGVDLADQMLAPYRIDRKRRAWYKKVSIYLMQVALHNSFVIYKRSSSCNKARFLKFQEQVIRTLIHRSVQPEKNPVQLVSEDVTRLHERHFPAVLPPTSSRLYPQKRCKVCRKNAIRSETRYYCAKCPSKPALCVIGCFESYHTDLQY; via the coding sequence ATGGCAAAGAGGCTATATACGGCAGAAGAGGCCTGCGCCATTCTGCAGTATAGCGACAGCAGTGAAGAAGACCTATCTGATTCAGATGAAGAGTGGTGTCCCCAAGAAGATTCGGATTCGCTGTCAGAAAGCGACACAGATTCTGACTCCGCTGGGCCACCACCAGCTCAGCCAGCTAGGACAGAAGTGCAGGCGAGGGGCACTGATCCTGATCCAATGAACAGTGACACCGATTCTGCTGCTGAAGGGGGATCACCTCACCCAGATGAGATGACAGCACCCAGCGCAGCTACTACCAGCAATGCCAGTCAGAGAGgtcagagggctgccaggccaagTCAGAGGCAAGAGCTACCTTATAAGCTTCGCCACCCACAGTGGGCACCCTCTAATTTGGAGGCCCCTAGCATCCATCCCTTCACAGCCAGTAGTGGTATACAAGTGGCCACTGAGAACATGCAGCCACTAGATTTTTTGAGTCTGTTCATAACAGACACATTTCTGCAGTTTGTCTGTGAACAGACAAATCTTTATGCCCAGCAAAAAAtagcggctaatcccacctcaccatttgTGGGAaagtggaaccccacaaatgttcctgaactgaaaatttttTTAGGTTTGACCCTCAATATGGGCATTACAAAAAAACCAGAGCAAAACAGGTACTGGAGCAAGGATTCAATTCACTACATGCCCATTTATTCTGCAGCAATGCCCAGACACCGTTACGAATTGATTATGAGTTGCTTGCATTTTAATGACAATGCCAATAATCTTTCCCATGATGACCCTGACCGTGACCGCCTTTTCAAAATACGGCCCCTCATTGACCACCTGAATCAAAAATTTGGAGAGCTTTACATCCCAAATCAAAAAATTGCAATTGACGAGTCCCTTGTACCTTTTCacggaagactgggaataaagcagTATATCCCCTCCAAACGATCCAGATACGGGGTCAAATTATATAAATTATGCGAAAGCGGGACGGGCTTTACCTATACTTTCAGGGTATACGAAGGAAAGGACAGTGTGATTGAACCTCCTGGATGCCCTCCTTACATGGGTGCTAGTGAGCGAATTGTCCTGGATCTCATTAACCCATTACTCCACCAAGGGTATCAGctgtatgtggacaacttttattcTAGTGTCCCACTGTTCAAATTTTTGCATACAGCTCAGACTGGGGCCTGCGGAACTGTTAGAGCTAACAGAAAGGGTCTGCCACCACAGGTCTTGAATAAAAAACTGAAAAGAGGGGAGTGTTACAGCAACCGAAACGATGAACTGCTTGCCCTAAAATACAGGGATAAAAGGGATGTTTTGCTTCTGACCAACATACATTCTGAGGCGACTACATCAGTGACGTCCCGAAGACAAGAAGTGACAAAACCTGTGGCCATTGCTGAGTACAATAAGCACATGGGGGGTGTGGACTTGGCAGATCAGATGCTTGCTCCTTACCGCATCGATAGAAAACGCAGGGCTTGGTACAAAAAAGTATCAATTTATCTAATGCAGGTGGCCCTTCACAACTCTTTTGTCATCTATAAGAGATCATCATCATGCAACAAGGCCAGGTTTTTAAAATTTCAGGAGCAAGTCATCAGAACACTCATTCACCGATCTGTACAACCTGAAAAGAACCCAGTGCAACTTGTTTCGGAGGATGTCACCAGACTCCATGAAAGGCATTTTCCTGCAGTACTCCCCCCTACTTCATCGAGGCTATATCCCCAAAAGAGATGTAAGGTTTGCCGCAAAAATGCAATTCGATCGGAAACCCGATATTACTGTGCAAAATGCCCTTCAAAACCAGCACTATGCGTTATCGGGTGTTTCGAGAGCTACCACACAGACCTGCAGtattag